The following proteins are encoded in a genomic region of Dehalococcoidia bacterium:
- a CDS encoding class I SAM-dependent methyltransferase: MTTETPIASAPDGRLHADERAALGNPSFVWRFGQDRRLELIRRFVPLEGRRILDVGCGVGTYVRRFRAFSSEVYGIDIAFDRVRKGAEELPKLLLASSDALPFREGFFDVVLLNEVIEHVRDDRATMAELARVLCPGGHAIFYAPNRFYPFETHGVYLGPRYTFGNIPLVNYLPAPLRNRLVPHARAYLTRDFRRIARGLPLRTVVHSYVYPGFDNIEGRSRALARVLRRATYAAEGSWLRIFGLSHFLILERTAGAAGCGGNVRERD; the protein is encoded by the coding sequence ATGACGACAGAGACACCGATCGCCTCGGCGCCGGACGGCCGGCTGCACGCGGACGAGCGCGCCGCGCTGGGCAATCCCAGCTTCGTCTGGCGCTTCGGCCAGGACCGGCGGCTGGAGCTGATCCGGCGCTTCGTGCCGCTGGAAGGCCGGCGCATTCTCGACGTCGGTTGCGGTGTGGGCACGTACGTGCGCCGCTTCCGCGCCTTCTCAAGCGAGGTCTACGGCATCGACATCGCCTTCGACCGCGTACGCAAGGGCGCGGAGGAGCTGCCGAAGCTATTGCTCGCTTCCAGCGACGCGCTGCCGTTTCGCGAAGGCTTCTTCGACGTGGTGCTGCTCAACGAAGTGATCGAGCACGTCCGTGACGACCGCGCAACGATGGCCGAACTGGCGCGCGTGCTGTGCCCCGGCGGTCACGCCATTTTCTACGCGCCCAACCGCTTCTACCCGTTCGAGACGCACGGCGTCTACCTCGGCCCGCGCTACACATTCGGCAATATTCCGCTGGTGAACTACCTGCCGGCGCCGCTGCGCAACCGGCTCGTGCCGCACGCGCGCGCCTATCTGACGCGCGACTTTCGCCGCATCGCCAGGGGATTGCCCTTGCGAACCGTCGTCCATTCCTACGTCTATCCTGGCTTCGACAACATCGAAGGGAGGAGTCGCGCGCTGGCGCGTGTGCTGCGGCGTGCCACGTACGCGGCGGAGGGGTCCTGGCTGCGCATATTCGGCCTTTCGCATTTCTTGATCCTGGAGCGGACGGCGGGTGCGGCCGGGTGTGGGGGCAACGTTCGTGAGCGCGACTGA